A stretch of DNA from Enoplosus armatus isolate fEnoArm2 chromosome 15, fEnoArm2.hap1, whole genome shotgun sequence:
CTTGCAGTATGAGGGGAGCCGTTcaacactgttgttgttgagtcaCACATGAGAAACACAATCAGGCGGTTGAGAAGCCGCGCACCTGAAAtatgtgcaacaaaaaaaagtaaaactgcaCTGACGGTTGAGGTGTTTTCCAAACGCGTGGATTATTTATTAACATTGCTTTgatatttctttcattctttaataaatgtattcGCCTCTCAGCGTCCATAATGAGTGAATTGAACGTTTTAGAAAAGAGCATTTAGCAAAATAAGATTCCAATAATAAATGCAGAGCACGGACCTCGTCGTGGTTAAGTTTTGGAGCTCTGCTGTTTATCTAACCTACATAGCCGGAATTTACACTGAAGAAAAGCCAATCTACTGCCGCGCACAGTTTGGCTTTTGGTATCTTTTAAACTTCAGCAATAAAAACCTGCAGAATTATTTCTCCTTCACAAGCCGAAGGCTTTAGATAACCAAGACTGTGCTCATTTAATATCAGCAGTGTAAAGGTGAATGTCCGgcaggaagaaaaaacatttaaaaaaaaacgaagtcATGCAAATTCAATTTCACAGGTAAAATATACAGACTGCATTCACTTCTGCATGTAATGTATCTTTATGTTCCAACAGACGTATTATTCGTTAAATGTGATTACATTATACCAGAAAACCATTATAGCCTACTAGTGTTACAATGCATACATTAACACGGCAAAAAATAATGTTACAGAAAACATTCGTATTTGAAACTTGTAGAAGTGtaatacaggaaaaaaaaaatgcacacaatgagatatataataataaagcgGACTCGTGAAGGAAATGGTATCAAAATATAGGCCACGCATACGGCGTAAATCGACGCACCTTCTCACTCTGATATCTCTGTTGAATACAGAGACATTTTTGGTCATTCCTATTGAAACAGTCAGAAAAGGGTTTACCTACCCCGAAAACAGTGCACGAGTCAAAGGCTGTGTGCTGATGAGACCATGTAATTCCTACATTGTCCAGATGAGGGGAGTCCTGCCAGCCGAGCAatggacagaggacagagagagagacacagaaagacatgtcagggggagagagagaggcagtgacaCAGCCATGAAACTGAGGAGGATTTTAAACGCCAGTTATTTAAACAATCATTTATACTCAGCAGCGACAGTTTCCTCCAGCCTGACTGTCACCGCCCTGCAACACGCATGCATATACAGCACGCGAATATGAGACATGGATTCACTGGATGTCCGGACTAATTGAAGGTCCAcgatttaacaaaaaaaaaaaaaagaagaagaagttttcGTCACTAGTATCTAACTCTGAGGCGATCATCTCCAGCACCCACACTCTGCTCCTCTGACCCGACCTGATGCTTTCCATGTGTCCTGCTCCCAGATCTGGATGGTGAAATGgccaggagacagagaggagaggggtggtggaggaggggggtggtggagggggatAAGGACACTGCACCCTGTTACCATTGGGTCGACTGTTAAGTTTTACAAGTAACGTTTTGCGAGCTTATAAACGATACCTTCTAAACTTGCACAGGAAACTCCGAAAACATGCTGTGATAATGTATGTCTCTGGCATCCAGTCGATATCCCATAGTCTGGGAGCGCTGCGATCTACAGAGCTATCGATTACATGAGCCCCTTCCCATGTTTGATGCTCTAACACTGGCTTAGAAAAAAGACTCAGGCTGCTGCGAGTGTGAACGTCTCCTCTTTTTGCTCTGATGGTTCAAATGACTCGAATGCGAAGGATCACACcttcagtgtgtctgttggATGGTCCATTTATGAACCAATATGCAGAAAAATACTCTAAAATATATTACGATAGGCACAAATGTTGCGTATGTATATGTAAACTAGCCAATCACATCCACAGGTGGATACTTCCAGGGTCATTTTTTATGTTAGTTGAGAGAAATAATTTCATCGGTGCATCACAAACATGATACAGACCACAGGCTCACCCATATTTCATGTGAATTCAGTGAAGTAAAAGTGATCAAATCCCTAAATTACAAGCATCACCGCATGAATATCAGTCAAACACCTTTCTTAAAATGACTGACTGATGCAATTTAATCTTAATGACCCTCTCGTTTAATAATTTATATCAAacttatactactactactactactacatccCAGTGTATGTTACTGGTGCGATGTACAGGTCTTTACCAGAAGGCTGCATGTTGGATGAAGCGTTTCCCTTTCTGCCACTTCCCCTATGCAAAATATCCAAGGAGGCTGCACGGCTCCAACCGGATGGGGTTTGCATTGGCTGACAGCGTTTCCAGCGCCGGACGACCAATGAAACCAAAGCAGAGGCTCGGCGTATAACAGCGAAGATTGACGTGGAGGACGCGTCAAATTAATTCCAGCAAACTCCGGACTCCCCGGGATCACTCCAATTTGCTTTTATCGGATGAAGATCACTTCGGTGCCATTGTACCTTGCAGTCACTCGCTTCCTAACAGAGAAGGGGGCGCGCTGCACTCGGAGGAGATTTTAAAGAGgtctccttttttccctcttctggGGCTCATTCCTCCCGTTCCCCCCTTCCTTCTCTGCCTTCGCTCGGACGCATTCAGCCATTTGAAGGGGCACCTACATTCCCCAGCATCTCGAAACATATAGGCAAATGGGTAAGCCTGCGTTACCATCTGCATGCTTCACTGGCGGGGAGCTTATGGAAGCGTATCCAGCCTCACCACGCCTGCGTAAAGACAGAAataagcatttgtttttgtctccaagTTCAGATTGTGTTCAGATCAAGAGTGTCTCTTTGGCGACGGCTTGTCACGTTTATTCCATGGTGGATTTTTCCAGCTCCATTCAGAACGCATTGTTGTCTGTTTAAAGCTTTAAATCTTAAATGGAACCACACCACAAATTATCCTATGAAAAGTGTGTCTTTGTAGAGTTCTCGAGTGTCAATTCCTCAAGCTCgccatttttaatgttgttttttttttgttgtgcagGCAGGGATGGTGGAGACTAAACCCAGCCAAACAGTTTACACTCATTTGTAAAGTTGCAAAATAGCGGTTACAAACCAGGGTTGCCAGTGTGTGTAGGCTGACGCATGTTATACGACTTGGTAACCTCAATTTATGGTGTAAATTACAGGAGCTGGCCTGCGTCAAGCGGATGCaggctgaatgtgtgtttctctcttaataataaatacatatagtTATCCCTAACCCCATAAACACAAcacttttattacattatattttgtgaCAGAATAAGTGCATTGCAAGaatattatatttgatttaCTATACATGTCAGAGATGCATGTCTACTCACCTCATGCGGTGTAAATATGTGACTTATGTGTCTCTATTCTCCTGCAGAGCAAACCTATGGAGAGGTGAACCAGTTAGGCGGCGTGTTCGTCAACGGGCGACCCCTTCCCAACGCTATACGGTTAAGAATAGTGGAGCTGGCTCAGCTCGGGATCAGACCCTGCGATATAAGCCGGCAACTCCGAGTCTCCCACGGCTGCGTGAGCAAGATCTTGGCGAGGTACAACGAGACGGGCTCCATCTTACCCGGTGCCATCGGTGGAAGCAAACCCCGGGTCACGACGCCGAACGTGGTGAAAAATATCAGGGACTACAAACAAGGCGACCCCGGGATCTTTGCCTGGGAGATCCGGGACAGGCTTTTGGCAGATGGAGTTTGCGACAAGTACAACGTCCCGTCGGTTAGCTCGATCAGCAGGATTTTACGCAACAAGATTGGGAATCTCTCCCAGCCCGGCCAGTATGAGAGCAGTAAGCAAGCCTCCGCGCAGGCCGGGCTCTCCTACAACCACATATACCCTTATTCCTACCCCAACACCATGTCGCCCACTGGCACTAAAATGGGCAGCCCTCCTGGAGTACCGATGTCGGCTGGACATATGAGCATATCCAGGGCCTGGCCTTCTGCACACACCGTCAGCAACATCCTCGGTATACGAGCCTTCATGGACCCTGCAGGTGAGGAAAACGCCTCCGCGTTCTTGCTCTGTGAGAAATCTTAGGCCTCTGTGCCATACATGGAAGCCTGTATTGCCAGTTGTTCTCAAATAAGAGCTTAATAAACCAGTGCAGCTGGTTATTATTGTGTTATCCTGCGTGATGGATTGCCATTTCACTCAGTACTACCTGCTCTGGCAACAGGCAGGACAATGTGTCCATTAGAAGTTGTACAGGCCTCCGTTTCACCGTTCAGCCAGAAAGCAGTAAGTCCACTCTCAATAGGCCTTTTCATGGGATGATGCATTTGCAAACACTTTGCTCACCTGCTATATCCCCCCTAATCCTTCAAGTAGTCATTACATTTCTTCGCCTTTCTGGTCCTTTAGTCAGTGTTTTCACCTAATGTTGAGTTGCCTGCCCATGTCTATTTTTTGTGCCATACGGTCGAACAtaattcaaacaaacatgtgtATACAATTATATAGAATggtacattttttattatttttttctgattgaAATAGTTCGACGATGTGAGCCTATTTATACGGGAATATTGCTATTTTACGCACACATGTGCGTAAACATGACATATGATAAAATGCAGGGCTTTATTGGGTATAAAAAGCCGAaataattttttatttaaatgattaaattgGAGACGAGTATTTATAATAAGCTGATGTTGTTTCCTCTCAAATTGAtcgttttctgttttgttttgtatttttcttttagatCAAATTAAAACCCAGGCCTGATTTTGTAATACACGCTTATTAAAAACAGTTACGTACGTTATTTAAAATTAGAATCATTTTgatattaaattatatatttgtttgattAACCCTAACTTCAAAACTATTTTAGATAGGCCTGctgttttgaaaataaaatatgttttatagcCCTGACAGGCTTACGCGTAAAGCATTTTAAATATGTCTATAATTCACATCATTAATTATAAAACGAAATGGGATTGCATTGTTTTTAAGCGATTTtaccatacatacatatttgaCATGAAATGACTGTTTCTAAATCAGCCATTGCCGGGGCGGAGGGATATACGCCAAAGATGGAGGAGTGGAGTAGCGTCAACAGAGCAGCTTTCCCAGCGGCTCACGCGGTCAACGGGATCGACAAATCAGCCATTGACGCCGACATAAAATACGCtcaggtaaaaaaaatcatttctaCTCCAAGTTTGGACAAGTGTGTGCACTCTGTACTGCTACAATAGCgccattttccttttcttcataGGAAACAGTCCAAATGTTTCGTGCCAAAGTGGGCAGAGGCCTTCAGTAAATGATTGCTCTGTGGCAGAGCTGTGAAAAGGTTCCATGTCAGggaccctcacacacacagtcacatgagGCCACAGATCTCTGCCTGATAACTGGCTTTAGCCCTGAGACTACCGGGAGTTTTATTACTCTTGATTAAATGCTGACTTCTGTTTTAGGACTGAGATGACAGACAGAGCGCACACATACTCGAATTAGTCCTATTTATGGTGAATTAAATTATAGTGGTTCTCGTGTATTCCTCAGTTTGCTTCCCTCTTCTTCTAAACCACCCGGTCACCGTCTTTGAGATCCACTGCTGTAGGCCACATGTCACTGTCACGTACAATTATACGCGCTGcgagtttggttttttttctttttctttttgtgtgttcttATTTTGTCCCTGTCTTATCTGTTTGCCTGCAGCCCTCCTCCACACTGTCCAGTTATGTCTCGGCGTGCGCTTACTCTCCCACCAACCAGTACGGGGTGTACAGCGGGCCAGCAGGCGGCTACGTGGCCTCGGGCCACCACCACTGGCAGCCGCAGAGCCCGGCCCTGTCCCACCCAGGCAGCGGGATGAGCATGCATGCGGGGGAGATCCACTCGCCGATGAACTTCAAGCATCAGGCCCGAGAAGGTACAGATTCAACTGTTTAATGTGGGTGACAGATGTGTCGAAtcctaaaatatatatatgatctcTTGGATGCAGATGCTTTATATTAGAATGgacttttacagtttatttattattattatctttattatatcAACTCATATCCGCATATGACCGTACAGTCTCTCTCGCCCCAGGTCccgttctcacacacacacacacacacacacacttacgcaATGAGAAATCACCTCAACGAGCGCAAACATTTACCAAATCCCAAATGAAGCCTAATTATATGTCAGTTATTAAATATTGACCTTCCAGACATGACCAGCATCACGCGCGCCATGCGATCCGAGGACATTTTTGCACACATTGAATAGAAGAAAAGCCTAATTTTTAAGGAGAGACTGCTTTTTAATACGTATGTATAAGTAGGTCAGATCTGCTCTGACCTGTAGGAGGAATAAGTCACGTTAGATGCATTTGTCTCGGggagtaaataataataataatttgacatGAAGTTGCATGCACAGGCCAACTGTATTTGTTCTTTGCGTTGTGCAGGAGACAGAAAACCGCCCAGTCCCCTgagcaagcagcagcagcagcagcagcagcagcagcagcagcaacatgaagaCTTGAACAGTGTGCATGGACTCAGCCTCACCTCATCATCATAACCGGGACTTATACCACCTTAAATACCAGACCCATTTAACTGAACTCATTTCAACAACTGCAACAGTAAGTCTGAACTCTAACGACTTGCTCCCcccgtgtgtatgtgtgtgtgtgtgtgtgtgtgtgtgtgtgtgtagcttacAGTCAAACACAGGCCTGTTCACATGCATTATGAACACAGTATAGCTTTATCGGCCTTCATGGCCACATGAATGTAATCTTGCATGGATGTACTGGTGTTTCCCCTCATTGGTtgatagttttttttctccattgaaATACTTCATGTTGCTCGACTGTATATTCTCTTGTGGAGACTGcaggatgaaaaaaaataagatttttgtCAGTCCAGTCTGTCATTGATGTTTTCTTATAAAACAAAGGGCTATTCTGTAATCCGCCATATATCACATGATCTTAATTTGTGGCCATGATCTCGATTCTATGCAGTGACTCAACGATGTGAACAAAGAGATTgtctaaatgtaaaatatttgccaaagctttaattatatatttttataatttcactgtaaatattaaaaaaataaaggctGTCTTTAATGCCATGTGGTGTCGTAGCTTATATTATTTCAGCATAGATCCATGAAAAGTGTTTCTCTGGTTCCTCCCATTGGTTAAGGCCTAATTCACGAAGGCGCTGATATCAgttgaaagacagagaaatagcCTGCGGGAAATTCAAGTTTTCTATTAACTCAAGTAGTTTCTAGTTAACCAATAAGGGCCTCATATAATCTGGGTTTAGCCTACAGATTCTgtaactgcaacaaaaaaaagtgacttgTGTTAaaggtatttatttttatggcaGTCGTCAGAAAGATGACTGTCTCTGAATGGAAGTTTGATCCAGCAGCTCGGTCGTTGGCAGTGACACTTTGCTTTCTCTGAGGCTATAAAAggcataaaaatacattttaatgaatcaCATAATAAGTGAATAGGTTAATCGAGGTTTTTCTTCCATGACATTTTATCCTAATGTTGGCAAGGTAATTGAAATATATTGGGTCATTAGGGAAAAGTAATTTCTGTGCTCAAGTGTAACCTCCCTACACTTCCACGGAGCTCTCCACAGGCCGGGCGCCTCCGCTGATTCCTATCTCAGTTGTAACTGataccagccaatcagagatcTGACCGCGCACGTTAATGGACGAGGTGTACAGGAGGGCAGCTGCCAGCCTAAATCCACCCACATGCAGCTTCAGGGATGTGTCTTTGTATACAAATCACGAGAGTGTTCCCGTACAGGCCCGGAGGCTGGCTACACGGTTACTCCTGTGGCCTGTTTGCTCTAACGAAAAGCCTCCTCACAGCTCTGCTCAACAGGCTGAACTGCGCTTCACTGAATATTAATGCTCTCTGATCTCACCTCATTTCTGTGACGAGGCTATTGCTTTCTGTGGTGATCGACTCACCCTGTCGTGGTCTCATTTGTACAAGAATATACATAATCAATAGCTTTATGCAATGcaagtatgtttttatgtggAGCTTATATAGCATTATTACTGTAGCCTGGTATGTTTCCGTCATTTTTACATGCGTCTTAATGATGAACGATTCGTTTATGTTTCGTTTGAACCATGTGGGGTAACACTTTGCCATACCGTGCACACAAATGTGAGTAGTCGCTAAGCAACGAGAGAGGAACGAATCAGGACCGACCTGGTCATTTATGAATGATAATTAACTGAGTGGTTACAAAGTAGGCTACTTTAATAGTTAAATAGCTGTGAAGTCCAATCAAAACTTCCATAAAGTAACGGCCAGATAATCATGAAGGACTTTACAGAGGTGGTGCATTAAAGTCATTATTAATAAATGAGTGGCTACTAGTTCAGAGCTAATCAGGAACGACGAAGAAAGTGGTCGTTATTATTCGATTCACAGATACTTGTGACCATTTcctaatgattcattaatatagTATCCCCCAGTCTGTTCTCCCCTGACTCATCATTATTAACTCTTTTTATTAAGAAAATACTCATTAAcgattcattaattatcaggCCGTTCCTGATTCGTTCCTCTCGTTTCTTAGCAACTCCTCACATTTTTGTGTACTGTTTTATTACCGAAAATATTTCGTTTCATCACCTGGACTAGTTCGTTTGTGACAGTTGAGTCGTTTTTGAATTGTGTTTCTTACTTACAACAAATCAGTACATTTACTGATGTTCTTCTAATTAATATCAGCTGTCGAAAATATAAAACGACATAAGTCTAGTTTGTCATAAATTCAAACTTTAAAGTAAAGtttaaaattttatttcaacatttattgTGAGTACAATAGATGCttcaggggaaaaaataagaataaaatgaatacatatttttatgtattagTCCAGTCAGCTTTCAGCTCTTACAACTGAAACGTACTTGTGTAATTAAACTGGACTCTCAGGTGCTGCCTGCATCTCTTCTACTGTGACTTGGTGCAGGACGCTGAGGTCAGGGGGAGCGTGTGCAGCACAGTTGGTCTGGTGAAGGGCCCAGTATAGTTTGGTTAAGACTGAGCATTTCTGTGGTTTTTAACAGCACCTTCAGCGTGAATGCAATCAGGAAGACAAGAATATTTTATGATGCTATTTTTATGCCTTTTAAAGACAGAATGAGCCATACAATATATATCCAAtgacattttcttccctttttggTCTCAGTGGGTCTTAAATAAATTAAGTAATCCTGAAAAACACTGTTATATCCTCCTAAGACCCGGCAATTCATTTTTGTCCTCTGTAGGGGACATGACTCTGAGACCTCTAAGTCAAGCATAATTTATAGAATTTATCTGAATCATACTGTCCCTTTTAAGAGGACACTATGGGCTCTCATTTGATGGCCCAGTTGTGGGGGTTGGGCCAACACAGCACATGCactgtcttttcaaaatggcaggAATTTCAACTTCCACATTTTATGCCAACAAGAGAGGTAAATCATAATTTTTTTCCAgatatcatgtttctgttgctaaaaatcaagttg
This window harbors:
- the pax1a gene encoding paired box protein Pax-1a codes for the protein MEQTYGEVNQLGGVFVNGRPLPNAIRLRIVELAQLGIRPCDISRQLRVSHGCVSKILARYNETGSILPGAIGGSKPRVTTPNVVKNIRDYKQGDPGIFAWEIRDRLLADGVCDKYNVPSVSSISRILRNKIGNLSQPGQYESSKQASAQAGLSYNHIYPYSYPNTMSPTGTKMGSPPGVPMSAGHMSISRAWPSAHTVSNILGIRAFMDPAAIAGAEGYTPKMEEWSSVNRAAFPAAHAVNGIDKSAIDADIKYAQPSSTLSSYVSACAYSPTNQYGVYSGPAGGYVASGHHHWQPQSPALSHPGSGMSMHAGEIHSPMNFKHQAREGDRKPPSPLSKQQQQQQQQQQQQHEDLNSVHGLSLTSSS